Proteins from a genomic interval of Neisseria arctica:
- a CDS encoding 4'-phosphopantetheinyl transferase family protein: MNTKYGHTINILLAGADCAFRYQGQNLDEADQMRLSRNPALKQRPDWQTSRFLKQESRLNILSLSHSKGAAVLADAAIELPIGVDIEYIRTRDFPNLAAYSCSGQEQTWLAARGWLAVDFYRLWTLKESLIKAAALDFPADMAKVGIDIQTDGNPKIKNLGGYSWHGISALCGNWALACVWRGEPNLAPQWHIFGNLGTKGLQDIWLL, translated from the coding sequence ATGAATACAAAATACGGCCATACTATCAACATACTACTTGCCGGAGCAGACTGTGCTTTCCGATATCAAGGCCAAAATCTGGATGAAGCGGATCAAATGCGCCTGAGCCGAAATCCCGCTTTAAAGCAACGCCCTGATTGGCAGACCAGCCGTTTTCTCAAACAAGAAAGCCGCCTGAACATCTTATCGCTTTCGCACAGCAAAGGTGCCGCCGTGCTGGCCGATGCCGCCATAGAGCTGCCGATCGGTGTAGATATCGAATATATACGCACGCGTGATTTTCCAAACTTGGCCGCTTATTCATGCAGCGGACAAGAGCAAACATGGTTGGCTGCACGGGGTTGGCTGGCTGTTGATTTTTATCGGCTCTGGACACTAAAAGAATCACTTATCAAAGCCGCCGCTTTGGATTTTCCGGCCGACATGGCCAAAGTCGGCATAGACATACAGACAGACGGCAATCCGAAAATTAAAAATCTCGGCGGATATTCATGGCATGGCATTTCGGCCTTGTGCGGCAATTGGGCTCTTGCCTGTGTATGGCGGGGCGAACCGAACCTTGCCCCCCAATGGCATATTTTCGGTAATTTGGGAACAAAAGGCTTACAAGATATTTGGTTGCTGTGA
- a CDS encoding beta-ketoacyl-ACP synthase, producing MLKRVVVTGIGGITAFGRDWASIRRAFEQGKNAVRAMDWQEQQYPDLEARLGAPIEGYAPPAHWTRKQLRSMGRVSYLCVDAAEQALADSGLLGNSEICDGRMGVACGSSTGSTKDIRDVGELLITGTSQNFSANTYVRMMPHTTAANIGIFFGLTGRIIPTSSACSSGSQGIGYAYEAIKYGMIPMMLAGGGEEFCPSEVYVFDSLYAASRRNAEPEKTPRPYDAGRDGLVIGEGAGIFVLEELEHALARGAKIYAEIVGYGANSDGSHVTRPQKETMQRCMELALKDAAIEAAAIGYVNGHGTATEQGDIAETLATEAVFGNRIPMSSQKSYFGHTLGACGALESWFSIEMMNCGWFAPTINLDEIDPRCGKVDYIRGTGRYIETDYVMNNNFAFGGVNTSLIFKRWRGM from the coding sequence GTGTTGAAACGGGTAGTGGTAACGGGAATAGGCGGTATTACCGCATTCGGGCGAGATTGGGCAAGTATCCGTAGGGCTTTCGAGCAAGGTAAAAATGCCGTTCGGGCGATGGATTGGCAGGAGCAGCAATATCCGGATTTAGAGGCGAGATTGGGGGCGCCTATTGAGGGATACGCACCGCCTGCTCATTGGACTCGTAAGCAGTTGCGCAGTATGGGGCGGGTATCTTATTTATGTGTCGATGCGGCCGAACAGGCATTGGCCGACTCGGGCTTGCTGGGTAACAGCGAAATTTGTGATGGACGTATGGGGGTGGCGTGCGGCTCGTCTACCGGCAGTACCAAAGATATCCGAGATGTGGGCGAATTACTGATAACGGGTACTTCGCAGAATTTCAGCGCCAACACTTATGTGCGGATGATGCCGCATACCACCGCGGCCAATATTGGTATATTTTTCGGGCTGACCGGGCGCATTATTCCGACATCGAGCGCCTGCTCTTCAGGCAGCCAGGGCATCGGCTATGCGTATGAGGCCATTAAATACGGCATGATTCCGATGATGCTGGCCGGCGGAGGAGAGGAGTTCTGCCCATCGGAAGTGTATGTGTTCGATTCGCTTTATGCTGCGAGCCGCCGCAATGCCGAGCCGGAAAAAACACCGCGCCCTTATGATGCGGGGCGGGACGGATTGGTCATTGGCGAAGGTGCGGGTATTTTTGTACTGGAAGAATTGGAGCACGCTTTAGCACGCGGCGCGAAGATTTATGCAGAGATTGTCGGCTACGGAGCCAACAGCGATGGCAGTCATGTTACCCGTCCCCAAAAAGAGACCATGCAGCGTTGTATGGAGTTGGCCTTGAAAGACGCCGCCATTGAAGCTGCCGCCATCGGTTATGTCAACGGCCACGGTACGGCAACAGAACAGGGCGATATTGCCGAAACGCTGGCGACCGAGGCCGTTTTCGGCAACCGTATTCCGATGAGTTCGCAAAAAAGTTATTTTGGGCATACTTTAGGGGCATGCGGTGCGTTGGAATCATGGTTTTCAATCGAGATGATGAATTGCGGTTGGTTTGCACCGACTATTAATTTGGATGAAATCGATCCCCGTTGCGGTAAAGTGGATTATATTCGCGGCACGGGTAGATATATCGAAACAGATTATGTGATGAATAATAATTTTGCTTTCGGCGGAGTTAATACTTCATTGATATTCAAACGCTGGCGCGGAATGTGA
- the fabG gene encoding 3-oxoacyl-ACP reductase FabG, with protein MSETILITGSNRGIGKAVALALAQDGYDIVVHCRSRREEAEAVAEQVRALGRQARVLQFDVSDRAACRETLTADIEANGAYYGVVLNAGLTRDNAFPALEDDDWDHVLRTNLDGFYNVLHPVCMPMIRRRKPGRIVCMASVSGLIGNRGQVNYSASKAGLIGAAKALAIELAKRKITVNCVAPGLIDTDILDENTPVGEILKMIPAQRMGSPEEVAHAVRFLMDEKAAYITRQVIAVNGGLC; from the coding sequence ATGAGTGAAACGATTTTAATCACAGGCTCTAACCGAGGTATCGGTAAGGCAGTGGCATTAGCTTTGGCACAAGATGGTTATGATATTGTCGTACATTGTCGCAGCCGCCGAGAGGAGGCTGAAGCCGTTGCGGAACAAGTGCGTGCATTGGGGCGGCAAGCACGGGTATTGCAGTTTGATGTGTCCGACCGTGCCGCCTGTCGTGAGACGCTAACTGCCGATATCGAAGCAAACGGCGCATATTACGGTGTGGTGTTGAATGCAGGGCTGACCCGCGATAATGCTTTTCCTGCATTGGAAGACGATGACTGGGATCATGTACTGCGTACGAATTTAGACGGATTTTACAACGTGTTGCATCCGGTTTGCATGCCGATGATACGGCGGCGCAAGCCCGGGCGGATTGTGTGTATGGCTTCTGTATCAGGTCTTATAGGTAACCGCGGCCAAGTGAACTATAGCGCTTCGAAAGCGGGCTTGATCGGTGCGGCCAAAGCTTTGGCAATTGAGCTTGCCAAGCGCAAGATTACCGTCAACTGTGTTGCGCCGGGCTTGATTGATACGGATATTTTAGATGAAAACACGCCGGTAGGCGAAATTTTAAAAATGATTCCGGCTCAGCGTATGGGTAGCCCCGAAGAGGTGGCACATGCCGTACGTTTTCTGATGGACGAAAAAGCGGCGTATATTACCAGACAAGTGATTGCGGTGAACGGAGGTTTGTGTTGA
- a CDS encoding thioester dehydrase → MQQKLTCPIYEVAPLLPHSGHMVLLDVITEYGEDYLYAEAQVGEKHILLQNGVLPLLAGMEVMAQGIAALAGCHARNAGEPVRLGFLLGTRKLNLFAESVPVGTRLSIHVRASTQDAGGFGVFDCELRWTDASEDAKANLPSDGLLIRAALNVFSPKDNQAV, encoded by the coding sequence ATGCAGCAAAAATTAACTTGCCCTATCTACGAAGTTGCCCCTTTGCTGCCGCATAGCGGCCATATGGTGCTTTTGGATGTCATTACCGAATACGGCGAGGATTATCTTTATGCCGAAGCCCAGGTTGGCGAAAAGCATATACTGCTGCAAAACGGTGTTTTGCCGCTGTTGGCAGGCATGGAAGTCATGGCGCAAGGGATTGCGGCATTGGCGGGGTGTCATGCCCGCAATGCCGGCGAGCCGGTACGTTTGGGTTTTTTGTTGGGCACGCGCAAGCTGAATTTGTTTGCCGAGAGCGTACCTGTAGGTACGCGGTTGTCAATCCATGTGCGTGCTTCTACTCAGGATGCGGGCGGTTTCGGTGTGTTTGATTGCGAACTCCGCTGGACGGATGCATCGGAGGATGCCAAAGCAAACCTGCCTTCCGATGGCCTTTTGATACGGGCAGCATTGAATGTATTTAGCCCAAAAGATAATCAGGCCGTCTGA
- a CDS encoding beta-ketoacyl-ACP synthase yields the protein MQPVYLTTPAVTSALGSGLQHHIDVLLRPPLSSPLTLSDQWVAGKNYAFGAVNEMLRAFPETLSDGHKSRNNQLLWHALSQIEGDIEAAKQRFGANRIAVVIGTSTSGVDENLPMFRHIAAGGSWEEVSFNQQQQTLSAPADFTAAVYGLQNLCYSVSTACTSGARALISAARLLRAGLCDAVICGGVDTLSPLTINGFASLEVLSDGIANPFSHNRNGINIGEAAAAFVMTREADFAESLPLLGFGSSSDAYHMSSPRPDGLGAIMAFEAALKSADLPPDAIGWINLHGTGTVHNDSMESIAVNKVFGSHTACTSTKPLTGHTLGAAGALEAAFLWGMVSRCHNPHGRLPPQLWDGIQDTALPVISLTDNERFWPSETRIGASSSFAFGGSNAVVVIGEGM from the coding sequence ATGCAACCTGTTTATCTCACTACCCCCGCCGTTACCAGCGCACTAGGCAGCGGTTTACAACACCATATAGATGTATTGCTACGACCTCCGCTATCATCTCCCCTGACATTGTCCGATCAATGGGTAGCCGGAAAAAATTATGCTTTTGGTGCGGTTAATGAAATGCTGAGGGCTTTTCCCGAAACACTTTCAGACGGCCATAAAAGCCGTAATAACCAATTGCTGTGGCATGCATTGTCACAAATCGAGGGTGATATCGAGGCGGCCAAACAACGCTTCGGCGCCAACCGTATTGCCGTCGTGATCGGTACATCCACTAGTGGCGTGGATGAAAACCTACCCATGTTTCGACATATTGCCGCAGGCGGTAGTTGGGAGGAGGTATCGTTCAACCAGCAGCAGCAAACCTTATCTGCCCCTGCTGATTTCACAGCCGCCGTGTATGGGCTGCAAAACCTTTGTTATAGCGTTTCCACCGCTTGCACATCGGGTGCACGGGCTTTGATAAGCGCGGCTCGTCTCTTACGGGCGGGCTTATGTGATGCCGTTATATGCGGCGGCGTGGATACGCTGTCGCCTCTGACGATTAACGGTTTTGCTTCGTTGGAAGTACTTTCAGACGGCATAGCCAACCCGTTTTCACATAACCGCAACGGCATTAATATAGGTGAGGCCGCCGCTGCTTTTGTAATGACTCGTGAAGCGGATTTTGCCGAAAGCCTGCCTTTGTTAGGCTTCGGCAGCAGTAGCGACGCTTACCATATGTCTTCACCACGTCCCGACGGGTTAGGAGCAATCATGGCTTTCGAAGCCGCACTGAAAAGCGCGGATTTACCGCCTGACGCAATCGGCTGGATTAATCTGCACGGTACGGGAACGGTACATAACGACAGCATGGAAAGCATCGCGGTAAACAAAGTATTCGGAAGCCATACCGCTTGTACATCAACCAAACCGCTTACTGGCCATACGCTGGGAGCAGCCGGTGCATTAGAGGCGGCTTTCTTATGGGGCATGGTCAGTCGTTGCCACAACCCGCACGGCAGGCTGCCGCCGCAATTGTGGGACGGCATACAGGATACCGCCTTACCCGTAATCTCGCTGACGGATAACGAAAGGTTTTGGCCGTCTGAAACCCGTATCGGCGCAAGTTCGTCATTTGCCTTTGGCGGCAGCAATGCAGTAGTGGTGATTGGTGAGGGCATGTGA
- a CDS encoding NAD(P)/FAD-dependent oxidoreductase, which translates to MNHSVDVAIIGAGPAGSAAAALLHKKGFKVCVLEKQHFPRFVIGESLLPHCMEILEEAGFTEAVTAEPSFQFKNGAAFTWGNRYTYFDFTDKFTAGPGTTFQVRRALFDKILIDEAAKQGVEVRFGHGVMAFDNSGSEVLLRVETDKGESYSLNAKFVLDASGYGRVLPRLLDLETPSELPPRMAHFTHIDDNITSTKFDRNKILITTHPEHRDVWLWTIPFGDGRCSIGVVGTPEKLAGDSETVLKKFALECPMLADVLADAVWDNEFPFRSIQGYSANVKALHGKNFALLGNAAEFLDPVFSSGVTIALHSAKLAADLLEKQLKGGCADWQAEFAEPLMVGVNAFRTYVNGWYDGRFQDVIYAKNRNPDISRMLSSILAGYAWDENNPYVEKSERRLNALAELVGRASQD; encoded by the coding sequence ATGAATCATTCTGTTGATGTTGCGATTATCGGTGCAGGGCCGGCAGGCTCGGCGGCGGCGGCTTTGCTGCATAAAAAGGGTTTTAAAGTATGCGTGTTGGAAAAACAGCATTTTCCGCGCTTCGTGATTGGTGAAAGCTTGTTGCCGCACTGTATGGAAATCTTGGAAGAAGCGGGCTTTACTGAGGCGGTGACGGCTGAACCCAGCTTTCAATTTAAAAACGGTGCCGCGTTTACTTGGGGCAACCGTTACACCTATTTTGACTTTACCGACAAATTTACCGCTGGGCCGGGTACTACGTTTCAAGTACGCCGTGCGCTGTTCGATAAAATTTTGATTGACGAAGCGGCCAAGCAGGGAGTGGAAGTCCGCTTCGGTCACGGTGTAATGGCTTTTGACAATAGCGGAAGCGAGGTATTGCTTCGGGTAGAAACCGATAAAGGGGAGAGCTACTCTCTGAATGCTAAATTTGTATTGGATGCGAGCGGTTACGGCCGTGTGCTGCCGCGCTTGTTGGATTTGGAAACGCCGTCCGAACTGCCGCCGCGTATGGCGCACTTTACCCATATCGATGACAACATTACCAGCACGAAATTCGACCGTAATAAAATTTTGATAACCACACATCCGGAACATCGGGATGTGTGGTTATGGACGATTCCGTTTGGAGACGGACGCTGCTCTATCGGCGTTGTCGGTACTCCCGAAAAGCTGGCCGGCGATTCCGAAACCGTATTGAAAAAGTTTGCGCTCGAGTGTCCGATGTTGGCCGATGTGTTGGCCGATGCGGTGTGGGATAACGAATTTCCATTTCGCAGCATTCAGGGATATTCGGCAAACGTCAAAGCGTTACACGGTAAAAATTTTGCCTTGTTAGGTAATGCGGCCGAATTTTTGGATCCGGTATTTTCATCGGGCGTAACCATTGCGTTGCATTCGGCCAAATTAGCTGCGGATCTGTTGGAGAAGCAGTTGAAGGGCGGTTGTGCCGATTGGCAGGCCGAGTTTGCGGAGCCGCTGATGGTGGGGGTAAATGCATTCCGAACCTATGTAAACGGTTGGTATGACGGCCGTTTTCAGGATGTGATTTATGCTAAAAACCGCAATCCCGATATCAGCAGGATGCTCAGTTCGATTTTGGCGGGTTACGCTTGGGATGAAAACAATCCTTATGTGGAAAAATCAGAACGCCGGTTGAATGCATTGGCCGAACTTGTCGGCCGGGCTTCACAAGATTGA
- a CDS encoding MMPL family transporter, translated as MMKKPSHILYCIAMAAAAVFLTYMLAARSWLQTDLTALLPQEQAQDVLLQAADRVSEAQLNGQVVLLVGSSDADKAFQTASELAQAWRSSGIFETVDSEITPDLEQVRSDTAKLGLAVLPLHVRRLLFDDPKAYFKERAQDAVNPFAAPSPLPLDEDWLGFGRFTMTQAAPQSRLQWHAASGMLFTEGEDGKTWVWLRGRLPKNNDIANASADLPKLLKESRALAAKQQAEVLSAGGAVFAATAKKDAERESRLMSTAGLGLTLALLLWVFRSGRVLVLVLPLLAGMLAGLAAVLAVFGQIHILTIVIGTSLIGMLVDFPLHWLTPSVFSAKGRIWQAERAMKHVLPTFAVSLVITVAGYALLWFTPLPILRQTAVFSGFALLGAFGATVCWLPLLFVRYQNKSVPFATLTDKLYPLAGRLKKRLQKRGWVILAGILLAIGLWRSDWHDDIRQWVAVQPEMLAEAQAIGHLSGADFGGQYIVVEAADEDGLLLQSARVEAALQPLIADKKLDGVQSLNQWIQNTADQQTLRTHLKNLALTPRAWASMREIGVPRQTMKSALEQAASAPTVTLSQSLQTPLAEAWQPLYLGEVIPGRWAAVVRLNGVHDVSAVKAVVTGISGTHWADKRAHLNELFHHTRNQAAWLKLASYALALLVLWKIFGIWRGMLVLAVPLASALCTVAVLGWIGLPVSLFAMFGLLLVSAIGVDYAVYAGAVHETAEARLGGMLLAALTTGISFVLLATSSTPAVAAFGISVAVGVVFNLLFASWLLDMENKKF; from the coding sequence ATGATGAAAAAGCCGTCCCATATTCTTTATTGTATAGCGATGGCCGCTGCCGCCGTATTTTTAACCTATATGTTGGCGGCGCGTTCGTGGTTGCAAACCGATTTGACCGCATTGCTGCCGCAGGAGCAGGCTCAAGACGTTTTACTGCAGGCAGCGGATCGGGTGAGCGAAGCCCAACTAAACGGGCAGGTTGTATTGCTGGTAGGCAGCAGTGACGCCGATAAAGCTTTTCAGACGGCCTCCGAACTGGCGCAAGCGTGGCGCAGCAGCGGCATATTTGAGACGGTAGACAGTGAAATCACACCGGATTTGGAGCAAGTGCGCAGCGATACAGCCAAATTAGGCTTGGCCGTATTACCGCTTCATGTCCGCCGTTTGCTGTTTGACGATCCGAAAGCTTATTTTAAAGAGCGCGCACAAGATGCGGTTAATCCTTTCGCGGCTCCTTCACCTTTGCCTTTAGATGAGGATTGGCTAGGCTTTGGCCGCTTTACGATGACTCAGGCCGCGCCGCAGAGCCGTTTACAATGGCATGCGGCCAGCGGAATGCTGTTTACCGAAGGTGAAGACGGAAAAACTTGGGTATGGTTGCGAGGCCGCTTGCCGAAAAACAATGATATTGCTAATGCCAGTGCCGATTTGCCGAAGCTGTTGAAAGAGAGTCGGGCTTTGGCGGCAAAACAGCAGGCAGAGGTTTTAAGTGCCGGCGGCGCGGTTTTTGCGGCCACTGCAAAAAAGGATGCCGAAAGAGAAAGCCGTCTGATGAGCACGGCAGGTTTGGGGCTGACTTTGGCTTTGCTGCTTTGGGTGTTCCGTAGCGGCAGGGTGCTGGTTTTGGTCTTACCGCTTTTGGCTGGGATGTTGGCCGGGTTGGCCGCCGTATTAGCTGTGTTCGGACAAATTCATATTCTGACAATTGTTATCGGCACCAGCCTGATCGGTATGTTGGTCGATTTTCCCCTGCATTGGCTGACGCCCTCGGTTTTTTCCGCTAAAGGGCGTATTTGGCAGGCAGAGCGGGCAATGAAGCATGTGTTGCCGACTTTTGCCGTTAGTTTGGTCATTACGGTGGCGGGTTACGCGTTACTGTGGTTTACACCGTTGCCGATATTGCGCCAAACAGCTGTTTTTTCAGGCTTCGCTTTACTTGGCGCATTCGGAGCAACCGTGTGCTGGTTGCCGCTTTTGTTTGTGCGCTACCAAAATAAAAGCGTTCCTTTTGCAACATTGACGGATAAGCTCTACCCTTTGGCGGGCCGTCTGAAAAAACGTTTGCAAAAGCGCGGTTGGGTGATATTGGCAGGTATATTGCTGGCCATAGGTTTATGGCGCAGCGATTGGCACGACGATATCCGCCAATGGGTAGCCGTCCAGCCTGAAATGTTGGCAGAGGCGCAAGCCATCGGTCACTTGAGCGGTGCCGATTTCGGAGGGCAATATATAGTGGTGGAGGCGGCAGACGAAGACGGGCTATTGCTTCAAAGCGCGCGGGTAGAGGCGGCTTTGCAACCGTTGATAGCAGATAAAAAATTGGATGGCGTGCAATCGCTTAACCAATGGATACAAAATACCGCCGACCAGCAAACTTTGAGAACACACTTGAAAAATTTAGCTTTGACTCCGCGCGCTTGGGCTTCTATGCGTGAAATCGGCGTACCGCGCCAAACCATGAAAAGTGCGCTGGAGCAGGCGGCTTCGGCTCCAACCGTAACATTATCGCAAAGCTTGCAAACGCCTTTGGCCGAGGCTTGGCAGCCTTTGTATCTGGGAGAAGTTATACCGGGTCGTTGGGCTGCTGTAGTGAGGTTAAACGGCGTGCATGATGTTTCTGCGGTAAAAGCGGTGGTAACCGGAATCAGCGGAACACATTGGGCGGATAAGCGCGCACACCTCAACGAGTTGTTCCACCACACCCGAAATCAGGCCGCTTGGTTGAAGCTGGCTTCTTATGCTTTGGCATTGCTGGTGTTGTGGAAAATATTTGGGATATGGCGCGGCATGTTGGTTTTGGCCGTACCCCTGGCATCAGCTTTATGTACCGTTGCCGTATTGGGTTGGATCGGTTTGCCGGTCAGCCTGTTTGCGATGTTCGGTTTGCTGCTGGTATCGGCCATCGGCGTGGATTATGCTGTTTATGCAGGTGCCGTACATGAGACGGCGGAAGCTAGGTTGGGTGGAATGCTGCTAGCCGCACTCACTACCGGCATTTCATTTGTATTGTTGGCAACGAGCAGTACGCCCGCCGTTGCCGCATTCGGTATCAGCGTGGCGGTGGGCGTGGTATTTAATTTGCTGTTTGCTTCGTGGCTGTTGGATATGGAAAACAAGAAGTTTTAA
- a CDS encoding LolA family protein, which produces MKRWMIGVVLTVCSPLLWAFDTAELAQTLQKPQNVQGSFVQQRYLKSLSKPMTTQGRFVLQPRRGLLWQMQKPFENRLRVRSDGIMQWNGKNWAAASGSKSAQSQQIKLFLDLLGGNTAGLQQQFDLQLSGNERQWTLRLIPKTVVMKQVFTRIDISGDSVVRKIELNEKQGDRTVMTFNGINTNQALDAFAQAALQ; this is translated from the coding sequence ATGAAAAGATGGATGATAGGCGTGGTATTGACCGTGTGCAGCCCGCTTTTATGGGCCTTCGACACTGCCGAATTGGCGCAAACACTGCAAAAACCGCAGAACGTGCAAGGCAGCTTTGTACAGCAACGCTATTTGAAATCATTGTCCAAACCGATGACGACCCAAGGCCGCTTCGTTTTACAACCGCGCCGCGGCTTGCTTTGGCAGATGCAAAAACCTTTTGAAAACCGCTTGCGCGTGCGCTCGGACGGCATTATGCAGTGGAATGGTAAAAATTGGGCAGCAGCATCAGGCAGTAAAAGTGCGCAGTCACAGCAGATTAAGTTGTTTTTGGATTTGCTGGGCGGTAATACGGCGGGCTTGCAGCAGCAGTTTGATTTGCAACTTTCGGGAAATGAACGTCAGTGGACATTGCGCCTGATTCCGAAAACCGTTGTGATGAAACAGGTTTTTACCCGGATCGACATCAGTGGTGACAGCGTTGTACGTAAAATCGAACTGAATGAAAAACAGGGAGATCGCACCGTTATGACATTTAACGGTATCAATACCAATCAGGCATTGGATGCTTTTGCGCAAGCAGCGTTGCAATAA
- a CDS encoding acyl-CoA thioesterase — protein sequence MAKHIYCRHSIEIEVPFFDVDAMHIVWHGHYVKYLEVARCAFLSSIGYDYNEMGKNGYSWPVVQLNLKYVKPARFGQKIRVDLAVVEIESCLRIDYTLVDSESGQKLTKASTTQVAVSLENGEMQFQTPSSWLEAVKRHRSFQTA from the coding sequence ATGGCTAAACATATTTATTGCCGGCACAGTATTGAAATTGAAGTGCCGTTTTTTGATGTAGATGCCATGCATATCGTATGGCACGGCCATTACGTGAAATACTTGGAAGTTGCCCGTTGCGCGTTTTTATCTTCTATCGGTTATGACTATAACGAAATGGGAAAAAACGGTTATAGCTGGCCGGTTGTACAATTGAATTTGAAATATGTGAAGCCTGCCCGTTTCGGCCAAAAAATCCGTGTGGATTTGGCCGTTGTGGAAATAGAGAGCTGTTTGCGAATTGACTACACCCTAGTGGATTCGGAGAGCGGGCAGAAACTGACCAAGGCATCGACTACACAGGTGGCCGTTTCATTGGAAAACGGAGAAATGCAGTTTCAAACGCCTTCAAGCTGGCTGGAGGCGGTTAAGCGGCACCGGAGTTTTCAGACGGCCTGA
- a CDS encoding glycosyl transferase family 2, with protein MNQSNHWAQQQERGNRLFLRITTLMVRYLPPFLMNPCIWFVVLYFYLTAPKPRRNISRYQLRLKESFPDAPLPKRFPVLKQFVAFGRAVCDRFAVWQRKLRYEDLVLHDLDNIYADMHQTGRRGQIFVCSHVGNVEICRALVSHHQGFKLNVLVHSRHAQAFNDALVRAGADRIQLIQVTDLDAALMMELSRRLDEGEWIAIAADRIPVRGEKTVTVDFLGASAEMPQGAWLLASLLKTRLNTLFCVWHNGRYHLKLHRFADAAQWTRGNRSAAVAEAAQKFADRLAVECAENPLQWFNFYDFWKDEDNG; from the coding sequence ATGAATCAGTCGAATCATTGGGCGCAGCAACAAGAACGGGGAAACCGACTGTTTCTCCGTATTACCACTTTGATGGTACGCTATCTGCCGCCTTTTTTAATGAACCCGTGCATTTGGTTTGTCGTATTATATTTTTATCTGACCGCTCCAAAACCAAGACGCAACATTAGCCGGTATCAGTTACGGTTGAAAGAGTCGTTTCCCGATGCGCCGCTGCCTAAAAGATTTCCGGTTTTGAAGCAGTTTGTAGCTTTTGGCAGGGCGGTGTGTGACCGTTTTGCCGTTTGGCAGCGTAAATTACGTTACGAAGATTTGGTGTTGCACGACCTGGATAATATTTATGCTGATATGCACCAGACAGGACGGCGCGGGCAGATTTTCGTATGCTCGCATGTGGGCAATGTAGAAATCTGTCGGGCGTTAGTGTCGCACCATCAAGGGTTTAAACTCAATGTATTGGTACACAGCCGTCACGCACAGGCGTTTAATGATGCCCTGGTAAGGGCGGGAGCCGACCGTATCCAATTAATACAGGTAACCGATTTGGATGCGGCTTTGATGATGGAGCTCAGCCGCAGATTGGATGAGGGTGAGTGGATTGCCATTGCCGCCGACCGTATCCCGGTACGCGGTGAAAAAACGGTAACCGTGGATTTTCTCGGGGCAAGTGCTGAAATGCCGCAAGGTGCATGGTTGCTGGCCAGTCTGCTGAAAACGAGATTAAACACTTTGTTTTGTGTTTGGCATAACGGTCGTTACCATTTGAAATTACATCGTTTTGCCGATGCGGCACAATGGACGCGCGGCAATCGTAGCGCGGCGGTGGCCGAAGCGGCCCAAAAGTTTGCAGACCGCCTGGCCGTGGAATGCGCGGAAAATCCTTTGCAATGGTTTAATTTTTACGATTTTTGGAAAGACGAAGATAATGGCTAA
- a CDS encoding glycosyltransferase family 2 protein: MKVLVLIPHYKHPDTVGDVALAMRGFDLPVLIVDDGSGEESLRTLETLAAQEGIDVLYRPLNGGKGAAVKCGLKYAEQQGFSHVLQVDADAQHHFPDTEKLLAAAREQPSAVVCGWPQYGSDAPKARLYGRKITDFWNMVNTASTDIKDGMCGFRLYPVDPVLAVIRQECVGDRMDFDTEILVRLHWRGVKTVWIKTPVRYASDGISHFDAWADNVRISKMHARLFFEMLKRRLGNMSNKRNKAV, encoded by the coding sequence ATGAAAGTATTGGTGCTGATACCGCATTACAAACACCCCGATACGGTGGGTGATGTGGCGCTTGCGATGCGTGGTTTTGATTTGCCTGTGTTGATTGTAGACGATGGTTCGGGTGAGGAGAGCCTCCGTACTTTAGAAACATTGGCTGCCCAAGAGGGTATTGACGTCCTGTACCGTCCGCTTAACGGGGGGAAGGGAGCAGCGGTGAAGTGTGGGCTGAAATATGCCGAACAACAAGGCTTCAGCCATGTTTTGCAGGTGGATGCGGATGCACAACATCATTTTCCCGATACTGAAAAATTATTGGCCGCTGCAAGGGAGCAGCCTTCGGCAGTGGTATGCGGTTGGCCGCAGTATGGTAGCGATGCGCCAAAAGCAAGACTATACGGTCGGAAAATCACCGACTTTTGGAATATGGTTAATACGGCATCTACCGATATTAAAGACGGAATGTGCGGCTTCCGGCTGTATCCCGTGGATCCGGTATTAGCCGTGATACGGCAGGAATGTGTCGGTGACCGTATGGATTTTGATACCGAAATTTTAGTACGCCTTCATTGGCGCGGCGTGAAAACCGTTTGGATAAAAACACCCGTAAGATATGCTTCAGACGGCATTTCCCACTTTGACGCATGGGCGGATAATGTGCGCATCAGCAAAATGCATGCCCGCTTGTTTTTTGAAATGCTGAAAAGGAGGTTAGGCAATATGTCGAACAAACGGAATAAGGCCGTCTGA